The window GCGAAGTTAACCGTGATTTCATTGCAAGCCGTGGATATGCGGACATGGTTGAAAAATCAAAGGAACTCATTGAAAGGTTTGGCGATAAGGTCAAGTATCCTTTGGACATTGCTATTGATAGGGATGGCCAGAGGGTTGATATCGATTGCGGAGAAATCCCTAATGAATCCATTTTCGACATTGGCGTAAAGACAATCGATGCCTACGCAACAGAAATAAGAAACGCCAAAACCATCTTTGCAAACGGTCCTGCCGGCGTATTTGAAGACCCTAAATTTGCAATGGGAACTGAAGACTTGGTTAATGCCATAGCTTCATCTGACGGATTCTCATTAATTGGCGGTGGTCATATTGCGGCCGCTACTGCAGGATTAGGCTGTGAAGATCAGATGAGTCACGTAAGCAGTGGTGGTGGAGCCTGTATCAGTATGCTCGCAGGCAAAAAGCTTGCTGCTGTAGAAGCTTTAAAAAATAGTAAAGATTAGCTATTAAAAATATTTAATAGCTCTTCTGATGCTTTTTTAGGATTATCTGCACTCATGATGGCACTGACGACAGAAAGTCCTGCTATTCCGGTGTCAACTAATTCACTTGCATTTTTTAACGTTATTCCTCCGATTGCAACGACAGGAATGTTTATTGATTCAACTATTTCTTTTAATTCATTTATTGTAACTGACTCTGCATCATCCTTTGTTGCAGTTGGAAATATTGCACCGGTACCTATATAATCTGCGCCGTCCTTTTCAGCCTTTTGGGCTTCTTCGACAGTAGCTGCTGAAACGCCCAGTATTTTGTCTTTTCCAATCAGCTTTCTTGTAACGTCACATGGCATGTCGCTTTGGCCGACGTGAACGCCGTCAGCGTCAATAGCTAAAGCTATATCCACTCGGTCATTGATTATCAAAGGTACATTGTATTTACCAGTTATTTTTTTAACTTTTAAAGCCAAATTATAAAAGTCAAGCGTATCTGCAGTCTTTTCTCTTATTTGGACTACGCTGACTCCGCCTAAAATGGCATCTTCAATGGTTTTTAAAAATTTTTCCTCATTGTCACTGTTGTCGGTGACCAGATATAGGGATAAGTCTACTTTATTCATAGTATCTCAATATTTGATTCGTTTACTAATCTTTCCGCTTCAGTTCTGTAAAGGTAATCAATCAGGTATGCTCTAAATGATCCTGTTCCTTCATCTCTTTCATCCACTTTAGCCCTTGCCTTTTCGCCTGCAAGATTCATTGCAAGAATCGCAATAAGGCTTCCTTCTAAAGGATTTGAGCCTGCAATGCAGCTTCCCACAATTGATGATAGCATGCATCCGCTTCCGGTAATCAACGGCATCATGTCATCGCCGTTATCAATCGATATCACCGTTTCACCGTCTGTGAGGATGTCAATCGGTCCGCTTGCAAGTATTGTCGTATTCAGTCTGGAAGCGAGTTCCTTAATTAAATAGGCATTGTCTTTTAAGTTTTCTTCGGTAATGATATCATCAGCATTAACGTCAACGCCTTTTGCGGTGTTGCTTTCATCAAGCACTCCTGAAAGCTTTGCAATGGCTTTGATTTCTGTGATGTTACCTCTTATTGCAGCAATGTCATAGTTTTCAATCAGATCCATTGTTGTTCTGTTTCTTAAGTTTGTTACTCCCACACCTACAGGATCCAGAACGATTGGTGTTGAAGTTTCATTTGCCTTTTTGGCGCTTATTTTCATTGATTCTATTTGGCTTTTGCTTAATTTACCGATATTTATTACCACTACATCAGCGATTGTGACGACCTCTTCAAGCTCTTCTGCGTCTTCGGCCATAAACGGTGAGCCTCCGATTGCAAGAACTGCATTTGCGCAGTCGTTGATTGTCACTGAATTGGTAATGCAGTGTGTTAGGGCATTCTTATCTCTAATATCATTAAGGTTTTTTTCAATATTGTCCAATAGAGTCTCTTTATTTATCATGATTATTAATTATAATTTTATTTTATTTATAAATTTTGTCTGATTTTTCGGTATTTACGAAAAGTATTTAAATAACATTTAATAAATAATAAAATGTTATATTAATAAGTTTATCTATGCCTCGGTGGCTCAGCCTGGTAGAGCGCCAGACTTGTAATCTGGTGGTCGCGGGTTCAATTCCCGCCCGGGGCTTATCTTTAGATAAATTTATATATTAAGAAAAGTAAACTATAATATGTTGTACATTGATGGGGGTCCGTAGGGTAGCTTGGTCGATCCTTTGGGCTTTGGGAGCCTGAGACTCCGGTTCAAATCCGGGCGGACCCATCTAGTCCCGCCTTAGCTCAATTTGGCAGAGCGTTGGACTGTAGATCCAAATGTTGCTGGTTCAAGTCCGGCAGGCGGGATTTAACTTACTTATTTAGATTCATCGTATGTTTTTTTAGAAATATCTGTATTTTTCCGATATATTTATATATGATGACTATCAATAATTTATTAATAGTGTATGGTTAAGCCATATTCTGCATTTAAGTGTTTTGCCCTGGTGGTGTAGGGGCTATCATGCGGGCCTGTCGAGCCCGCGACTCGGGTTCAAATCCCGGCCAGGGCGCTTAAATTTATTTGTTTGCAGGGGCCCGTAGCTCAGTCTGGCAGAGCGCTTGGCTTTTAACCAAGCGGCCGCGGGTTCAATTCCCGTCGGGCCCGTTCTAATTTTATATTTAACTTTTCTAGCTGGAGGAAAAAATTTGAAAGTAGATATTCAACAACATGATTTAGTACCAAAGCATGAAGTTATTTCAGAATCCGAAAAGAAGTTATTGCAGCAGAATTCCGATTTTGATGTCAATAACCTGCCGAAAATTAAGATTACTGATCCTGTAGTAAAAGAACTAATATCTAATGGTTCCGAAATTTCTGCAGGCGATGTTTTGAGAATTACACGTAACAGTAAAACTGCTGGCGAATTTGTTTCATATAGAATCGTTATAGAAGGTTAGAATTAGAGTAAGTTTATATTGTTTATTTCTGTATTTTTTGTTTTTTTAGAAATTCATTATAAATTAGTTTGAGAAAAATTATCTTGCAAAGATAGTTGGGAGTAAATTAAGAAAATAATGATTAAAAACGATAGATAAATTAAATTAATTTTATTTAAGTTTATTTTTTGTTATTTAATTTATTTTATGTTTATTTAATGCTGGAGGAAGTCAATGACAGATAATAACTGGAAGTTAGTTGATGCATTTTTTGACAAATATGATTTGGTGGATCACCATATCAAGTCATACAATGATTTCGTGAACAACAGAATTCAAAAAATCATTGATATCAGTGACCCAATCGTTATTGAAAACGATGAGGCTGATGAAGAAACTGGTGAAATCAAAAAAGTTAAATACACAGTTAAAACTGGAAATGTTAGGATTGCAAAACCATTCACTCGTGAAGCGGACGGTTCCAACAGTGACATCTATCCTACCGATGCCAGATTAAGAAACCTGAACTATTCAGCTCACATGTATCTTGAAATGGCATTGAACAAGGACGATGAGGAAAATCAATTGGAAGAAGTATATATCGGTGAATTGCCGGTCATGCTTAAATCCGATTACTGTTACCTTAACGGCCTTTCCGCTGAAGAGCTATTGGAGCATAAGGAAGACCCACAGGACCTGGGCGGATACTTCATTGTTAACGGTTCCGAAAGGGCTGTCGTTACTATGGAAGAGATTGCACCTAACAAGGTCATTCTTGAACGTGTAAAGGATGTTGAAGACAGGCACGCAAAAGCCGTCGTAACATCAATCAGAAGCGGTTTCAGAGCAAGAATTACCTTGGAATACAAAAAGCCACGTAAAAACAAGGCTTTCCTGAGAGTTTCATTCCCATACGTTCCTGGTGAAATCCCACTCGTTATCCTATTGAGAGCTTTAGGTCTGTCCACAGATGAACAAATTATTACAAAAATCTCAGAAACGGATAATAATTTCCAGATGATTATTGCAGACGATATTCAAGTTTCCAATGAAGCTTTAAAACTCGATCCTGCGGAAATGGCTGATTTGACCATTGAAGAGAAAAATGAATACTTAACTACCGCAGCCATCAAATACATTGGAAACCGTGTTGCGTTCAAGATGTCCGAGGATTACCGTAAGCAGCGTGCTGAAGAGGTCATCGACCGTTACTTGTTACCTCATTTAGGTGACAGCGAAGAGAAACGTGCCGACAAGGCTACTTATTTAGCTGAAATGACTGAAATGCTGCTTGAAGTTATTCACGAACAAAGGGAACCTCACGATAAGGACCATTACACTAATAAAAGACTCAGAGTTTCTGGCGATTTAATGGAAGACCTTTTCAGAGTTGCATTTACCAGCTTAACCAGAGACATGAGTTATCAACTTGAAAGAAGTATTTCCCGTGGAAAAGAACTTTCCATCAAGCAGGCAGTTCGTAGTGATGTCTTAACCGAAAACATCAAGCATGCAATCGCTACCGGTAATTGGGTAGGCGGAAGAGCTGGTGTAAGTCAGCTTCTGGACAGAACCAGTTATATGGGTACCCTTTCTCACCTGAGACGTGTTGTATCCCCATTGACAAGAAGCCAGCCTCACTTTGAAGCAAGAGATTTGCACCCAACCCAGTTCGGTAAGATCTGTCCTAACGAGACCCCGGAAGGACCGAATTGTGGTCTGGTTAAGAACCTTGCGCTTATGTGTAACATTTCAGAAGGTTCAGACGAACAGGAAATAAAGGACGTTATTGAAACCATGGATGTGGAATTGATTTAAGGAGGTGAAAAGTTGACTAAGGATTATACTAATGAAGATGTAGTGAAAGCATACAAGTATTTTGGATTTGATTCAATCGTAACCCCTAAGAAAGTCAGGGATATTCATGCAAAACTTGCAGAAAAGCATCACCCGGACAATGGCGGCGATGAAGAGAAAATGGCTGAAATCAATCTGCACAAGACAGTCATAGACAAGTTCTTCAAGCACCATCCAAAAATGAAAAGAAATACGAGACTCAATTTGGCTTTCGACGAATACTTTGAAGATTTAAATGATGAAGCAGCAAAAGTTGAAGAGGATGCCGGAGATATCATTGAAGAGGACATTGAAATTTCAACCGGCAATGAATTTGAAGACAACATCATTGAAGAGGATATCATTGAAGAAGACATTATTGAGGAAGAACCTGTTGTAGAAGTGGAAGAACCACGCCTCAAAACAAAAATCTACATTAACGGTGAACTTTTCGGAACCTGTGACAATCCTGCAGAATTCACTCAGGAAATGAGGGAGAAAAGAAGAAAGGGACAGGTTTCCCATGAAATGAACATTACTTATTATGAAGACAACAATGAGATTTACATATTCAACGACCCTGGAAGGGCAAGAAGGCCACTCATTATCGTTAAGGAAGGCCAGCCTCTCTTGACCGAAGACCACATCAACAAGGTGGCAAACGGCAAGCTCAGATGGGATGATTTAATCGAAAAGGGTCTCATTGAATACCTCGATGCCGAAGAGGAGGAAAACTCATACATTGCAATGAGATTGAACGACCTGAACATGGATCACACTCATTTGGAAATCGACCCTGCAACAATGCTCGGTATCTGTGCAGGAATCATTCCGTTTTCAGACCACAATTCCTCTCCAAGGAATACCATGGAAGCAGGTATGACAAAGCAGGCTTTAGGATTATACGTATCCAATTACACCTTCCGTACCGATACGAGGGCACACTTACTGCACCATCCTCAAACCCCTATCGTTAAAACACGTATCATTG is drawn from Methanobrevibacter millerae and contains these coding sequences:
- the thiE gene encoding thiamine phosphate synthase, with the translated sequence MNKVDLSLYLVTDNSDNEEKFLKTIEDAILGGVSVVQIREKTADTLDFYNLALKVKKITGKYNVPLIINDRVDIALAIDADGVHVGQSDMPCDVTRKLIGKDKILGVSAATVEEAQKAEKDGADYIGTGAIFPTATKDDAESVTINELKEIVESINIPVVAIGGITLKNASELVDTGIAGLSVVSAIMSADNPKKASEELLNIFNS
- the thiM gene encoding hydroxyethylthiazole kinase translates to MINKETLLDNIEKNLNDIRDKNALTHCITNSVTINDCANAVLAIGGSPFMAEDAEELEEVVTIADVVVINIGKLSKSQIESMKISAKKANETSTPIVLDPVGVGVTNLRNRTTMDLIENYDIAAIRGNITEIKAIAKLSGVLDESNTAKGVDVNADDIITEENLKDNAYLIKELASRLNTTILASGPIDILTDGETVISIDNGDDMMPLITGSGCMLSSIVGSCIAGSNPLEGSLIAILAMNLAGEKARAKVDERDEGTGSFRAYLIDYLYRTEAERLVNESNIEIL
- a CDS encoding DNA-directed RNA polymerase subunit B'', translated to MTDNNWKLVDAFFDKYDLVDHHIKSYNDFVNNRIQKIIDISDPIVIENDEADEETGEIKKVKYTVKTGNVRIAKPFTREADGSNSDIYPTDARLRNLNYSAHMYLEMALNKDDEENQLEEVYIGELPVMLKSDYCYLNGLSAEELLEHKEDPQDLGGYFIVNGSERAVVTMEEIAPNKVILERVKDVEDRHAKAVVTSIRSGFRARITLEYKKPRKNKAFLRVSFPYVPGEIPLVILLRALGLSTDEQIITKISETDNNFQMIIADDIQVSNEALKLDPAEMADLTIEEKNEYLTTAAIKYIGNRVAFKMSEDYRKQRAEEVIDRYLLPHLGDSEEKRADKATYLAEMTEMLLEVIHEQREPHDKDHYTNKRLRVSGDLMEDLFRVAFTSLTRDMSYQLERSISRGKELSIKQAVRSDVLTENIKHAIATGNWVGGRAGVSQLLDRTSYMGTLSHLRRVVSPLTRSQPHFEARDLHPTQFGKICPNETPEGPNCGLVKNLALMCNISEGSDEQEIKDVIETMDVELI
- a CDS encoding DNA-directed RNA polymerase subunit H, whose translation is MKVDIQQHDLVPKHEVISESEKKLLQQNSDFDVNNLPKIKITDPVVKELISNGSEISAGDVLRITRNSKTAGEFVSYRIVIEG